Genomic segment of Kibdelosporangium phytohabitans:
TGTGTAGGGCGAGTGCCGCGCCGGTGCTGCCTTCGAGCAGTTCGCTGTTGCGTGGCGCGGTTTCCAGCCGCTCGACGAGCAGCGCGGTGAGGTGCGGCAGGCAGGCGTTGAGTTCACTGGTCGCGGCGTCACTGGCGGCGCGCCAGGTGGTGTGCAGGAGCCCGGCGGCGCCGTGGCAGAGGCTGGGGTCGATGATGCGGGCGAGTTGGGCGGGATCGGTTGCGCAGCCGAGTATGGCGGTCTCGGCGGTGTGTTGGCGAGCGGTGTCGCCGGTGGTGATGGCGGCGAGTTGCTGGGCGCGGGCGATGCCGGGTGTGCCATAGCACCAGGACGGTTGTAACGGTCCGGGCTGGTCACAGCGTCCAGCCTGGGCTTCGTTCAGGGTGATGGTGCGTGGCCACCATGGGCCTGCGGGGTGGTCGCGTTGCCAGGCGTCCAGCCATGTGCAGATCCGGCTGATCGCCTGGTGGTGCTCGTCGACGACGACTCCGTGGCGCAGTGCGAGCGATAGCACGGTCAGTGGACCGGCAATCCCATGCGCTAGGCCATGGTTGCTGTGGCCGTGGGGGAAGTGCGGGGATGGGCGGCCGTTGGGAGCCAGGTCGGTCCACCAGCCGGGCAGGTCGCCGCTGTTCGGGAGAGGTTCGGTGAGCCGGACGAGGTAGTCCAGGACATCGGCGGTGATCTTGTGGTGAGGGTCGACCCGTAGGTGGTAGGCGCCGAGGCCGGTGAGGCCGCGGATCAGGTCGAACTCGGCCAGGGTGGGGCGTTCGCCGCGGTCGATGCGGGTGTGCGCCTGATTCAGGCGGTCTCGAGTCAGGGCGGTGGTAGCGGCGTGCAGGGTGGCGCGGGCGTGTTGGTAGGTGGCGGCGCCTTCGGCGGTGGTGTGGATGACGTAGGCGAGGGCGGGGACGCCGAAGAACAGGCTGGCCTGTGGTCCGGCTTCCACGCTGGCGTTGGTCGCGGCGGCGAGCCAGGCATGAACGGTGCTGGGATCGCCGTGGCCGGTGCGGGCGCGTTCGGCGTGGAGCAGGACGATGCCTGCGGCGCCGTTGGCCAGCGACTGCGGTACCGGCGGGTGGTGGTTGTGCTCGGTAAAGATCGTGGCCGGGTCGGCTAAGTCGCGGGTCAGCGTGTCGACGATGTCCGCAACAGTCTGCCGTGGGGTGGTCATGGGGTTCCTCGGGTTCGGGCGGTCCAGCTAAGGGCGGCGGCGCGGGCGAGGCGGTGGCAGGCACGTTCGGTGTCGGTGTTGATTCCGTTGGCGCGCAGGCAATGCAGGTGCAGGAGCGACCCGAGCACGGTGTCCGGGGCGATCCCGGTCGTGGTGAGGGCGGCACGGTAGGCCGCGAGCGCAGCGCGGCGGTTCTCCCAGGCGCTGATCAGATCAGCACGGTCGGGCCGGGCGCGGATCGCGGCCCACCCGTCGGCGGGGTCGCCGAGGCGCACGGCCTGGGTGTGGATGTGCCGGGCGGGTGCCGGGGCGGGTTCGGTGGTGATGTGGTCGGTCAGCCAGCGCATCCCGGCAGCGGTGTCCCCCGAGGAGAGACACGGTGAGGTTGACCAGGCTCGCCGCGGTCAGCGCGAGCGGCTCGACGCCGGTCACCGCAATCCGGTACTCGCGTTGGGCGAGAGCGGCGGTGGAATCGGCGGCGAACACTGCCTCGGCGGCGGCCATGGCGTCGGCGGGGCCGAATCGGCCGGTCTCGGGCTGGTAGGTGTCCAGGTGCAGCGTGCTGATCAGGCCGAGCCCGCGCAGGTACGCGGCCCACTCGCCGACCTGGCGGGTGGCTGGTCCGAACTCGGTGGTCGAGGTGAGCCGGATCCGCAGTCGTAGGTGGTGGTCGGGATCGCGGTAGGGCAGGAACCACCAGGACGGCTGCGTGTCCCATGTGGACAGCAGGGCGGGGAGGTGGCCCAGGATGGCGGTGTGCCGGTCGGGTTGGGCGTAGAGCTTGGCGGACAGCCATTGCCCGGCCCCGGGCAGGTGCCCGTGGTTCCGGTCGATCGGGTGTACCGATGTGGCGCGGGCGGGCGTGGGCGTGGTGGTGGACGCGAGCGGGAGGACGATCTCGTGGGCGTATCCGCCGATCCAGCCGAGCTCGTCCGCGCTGGAGGCTTCGTGGAGGGTGGCTCGGCCACGTCGGTCGAGTTCGTCGCGCAGCAGCCGCAGGTGGGCCGGTTCGGTGAGGTCCAGGGGCAGGCGCTGGTCGGTGCTGCCGAGGTAGACGACGTCCGGGACCAACGCGTGCTCGCGCCAGCGGGCCACTGCCTGGACCCATTGGGTCCAGGTCGCATCCGGGCCGGGGAGTTCCGGTGCGGTCATGATCCAGCGGGCGGGGGCCAGGATCGTGCGGCCGTGGCGCAGGCGCGGCAGGAACGGCATCCGGGTCGCGGCCGGTCCCCAGGCGAACGCGGCGCAGATCGCGGTCCGGGAGGTGGGCAGTTCGGCGAGGAACCGGGCGAGCGGATGGGTGAAGTTCGTGAACTCCACCGCGCTGAACAGCGCGGGCTCAACCGGTCGGCATCGGGACCGCGACCACAGGACAAGCCGGTGCGGGTCGCCGATCACGGCCAGGTCATCCAGGTTCAGCCGTTTGTCTGCGGGGGTGTGGTGTTCGCTGATCGGCAGCGTGTGTGCCAGCAGGGCGGGATGGCGGGCGACGTTCTCGGTCGCCGCGTACAGCGGCGGGCATGACAGCTGTGCGCGCAGCGCCCCGTCTCGGACCGTGGGCAGCCCGGCGTAGACCTCGGTCATGCGTTGCTGATCGACGGGGTCGAGCAGATCGAGGATGCGACCGGTGGTGGCCCCCGCCGCGCGGAACACCCCGGTGACGACCAGGGTGAACTCGCCGCGGTCGACGGCGGCCGGGGTGGGTGCGTGCAACCGGAACGCCAGCTCGGTGTGCGGCTGCGCCGTCACCGTCGCTCGCCCCGCACTTTCCAGCTCGGCGAGCAGAGCCTCGTCGAGTGAAACCTCGATGGTGCGGGCCAGCGCCGCCCGCTGGGCCAGTGCCATCAGCCGGGTGTCCCGCTCGGTGAGCAGGGTGGCGGGGGGCTTCAGCAGGCTGTCGCGGTAGCCGGCGGGATAGCCGAGGCCGGTGTCCGGGTTCACCACCTCCAAGACGGGGACTGCGGTGCCGACGCCATAACGCTCCAGGAAACGGGAGTGGTAGTCGCGCCAGGTCGGCGTACCGAACGGGTGCGGGGTCAGCCGGGTCAGTGCGGTGGCGGCGCGTTCGGCCTCGCGGGCGACCAGCGGGGCCACGGTCAGGTGCACGTCACGGCGCAGGTCGACCATCAGCGGCCGGTCGACGGCCGCGAGCACGGTCATCGCGGTGACCGTGGTGCTGGGCTGGTCGGAGTCGGTGGTGTGGTGGTCGAGCTGGGCGGCGATCTCCTTCAGGCTGTGCACGATGGGCGCGGCCTGCGGGATCTGGTCGGCGTCCAGCAGGTTCAGCTGGTCCAGCAGGTGGGCCAGCGGGTCGGGGGCGGTCATGGGCGAGCGCAGGCTGCTGATCAGTACTCGTTGGGTGATCAGGTGCGCCAGCGTCCGGTCGATCGCCGGTTGAGGTGTGCCGGGGAACTCGGCGGCGAGCTTGTCGGCCAGGTCCGCGACCGGGATCGGTGCACGGGCGGCATCGAGGATGAGGGCGATCGCCGGGGTGTGGCGCAGGGAGACTTCCACCGGCTGCGAGTCGGGGACGGCACCGGGGGCTTGACGCAGCCCAGCGACCAAGCGCCCGTCCCGCAGCCAGTGCACCGTGTTGGCCACGACCGGCAGCCGCTGCCGTAACGGTGCGCAGGTCTCCAGCTGTGTGATCACCGTGGCCAGCCAACTGCCGTCGACCCGCGCGACCGCGCGGTGGCCGCCACCGTGACGAACAGCGGTGGCGGTGTCGAGTCGCGCGGGCGCGACCCCGGCGAACAGGCCGAACGGAGTGGCGCGGCCGGTGGCGCGCAACAAGTAGCGGGCGGTCGAGGCGACCGTGCGCCGTACCTGCCGAGGTCGTTGTTCGCGGCCGTCGAGCACATGGTGTGCCTGGCTGGCGAGCGCCGGGCTGGCGTCGGTCACCGCCGCCGCGAACGTGGGGATCGCCCACACCGTGGCCAACCAGTCCCGCCAGCCGCGAACCTGATGGGGTTCATCGCTGGTCAAGTCAGGCCACGGCGGGATGTCCAGGCCGGTGGGATGTGCGGCGGTCCGGACAATCGCCGCGTCGAGTGCGCGATACACCCCAGGCTCCTTCCGAGCGGAAGACCGGCCGGTGACGGACCCACACTGGTGCCCGTCACCGGCCACGGGATAGGGCTACTCGCAGTTGCTGTTGGAGCAGGCGCTCTGGCAGGAGACACCGCAGTTGTCGTCAGTGTTGCCCATCAGCACCGGGATCACCGGCCCGGATTCGACGATGGTCAGGTCCAGGTCGAACGCCGAACCGTTGGGGGTGTCGATCTGCGCGGTCATGCCCACTTCCTTTCCAAGGTTGGGTTTCTGGGATCTGGCGGTCAGGACACGGCGCCCTGAGGCCAGGAGATCGAGACACGGGTGTGCCTCTTGCCGATCACGCGGCCGTGCGGAAGGCCGGTTGCCGGGGAGTTGGCGGGCCAGACCTCGATGTGGGCACCGGGGCCGTAACGGTGGTCGCGGTCCCAGACACGGACGAGGTTGGCGTAGTCCTCGGCCAGGCGTTGCGCGTCCGGGCCGTGGGCATAAACGCCGAACTCGAAGCTGGTGCGCTCCTCGGAGGTAGGCCGGGTGGTGCGGTAGGCGAAGGTGGCGCCATCGATGATGGTCTTGGCACCCATCCGGGTTCCTGGGGCCACCAAACCGCTGTCACGCGCGGACTGCTGCGCGACCAGTAGTCCAAAGTGGTCGGCCTTGGTGGCCAGCCACAGGTCCATCTCGTGGAACTCCTCGAACCCGCCGACCTCGACACCGGACCACACCTCGACCCTCGGCATGTCCAGGCTGGCGCCCAGGCCGTCGGGATCAGTCGGGGTCTCGCCGTCAATGCGCAGGGCGACTTCCTCGCCGCGCAACAGGGTCAGCCGCTCCTGGTTCGCGCCTTCGCCCTGCATCGCGACGAACCCGCACAGCCGGTGCCCGGTGCTCACCAGGTGATCGCCGTCGCGGGCCAGGACGAAGGAGCGTTCCAGACCACGGACCCGCAGGGGAACAACGATCCTGCCGTCTGCGGCGAGCTGGTCGATCCAGGCCGGGGGAATGTCCCAGGCCCCGGCGGTGACGATGATCCGGTCGAACGGGCCGCGTTCGGCCGCGCCGTGCTCACCGTCGCCCAGAACCACCACGACCTGCGGGTATCCGGCCTCGTCCAGGCAGCGGCGGGAGCGCTCGACGATCTCGGCGTCGATGTCCAAGGTGGTGACCTGCCCGGTCTCGCCGACCAGTTCGGCGATCAGCGCGGCGTTGTAGCCGCCGGAGCCGATCTCCAGCACCCGCATCCCGGGCCGCAACTCGGCCTGCTCCAGCATCGTGGCCTGCAACCAGGGCGCCGACACCGAACTGGTCACCATGCCGTGGGCGTCGCGCTTGCGTTCGACGATGTCGTCACGCCGATAGGCGGCCTCAGGCGTCTCGTTCGGGGCGAACAGGTGCCGGGGCACGCGGGCGAACACGGCCTCGACTTCGCTGGTCGTGAAGTCGCCCTGATTGCGCATCTCGGCGACCATCGCCGCGCGGAGTTCCTCGGGTGTGCTGGTCGTGTCGCTGACGCTGTCGTCTCGGAGTGTGTTCACTCGGTCACTCTTCCAGTTCTCCTCGGGTCGGGTTTCAGGGGTCTGTCGCTACGTCCGGGTGGTCTGCGGCGGGCGGGCGTTCGCTGGGCTCTGCATGGTGTTTCCCTTGGGCGGAAACATTCTTTGGTCTTCCTGTCCTCTCGGTGTAGCGATCTCGCAGTGTGCCGGAGCACTCCGACAATTCGGTTCGGGCGAGTGGGCTACGTCAGCCGTCGCAGGCCGTCGCGGACCCGTTTGAGCAGGTCGGGGTCGCGCTCGATGCGCACCGGCCGCAGCGGCTTCGGGATGCTGCGCGGTGTGCGTCGAAGCACTTCAGTCGCAGCGGTGTCGGTGGTGTGGGGGTCCGGCATGGCGTTGTCGATCCTGGGCAGGACGCCGGTGGGCCAGTCCGTGTCGATGGCGGCCAGGCCGCGTGGGTCGGTGTCTCGGGTCGACCAGTTCAAGTGCAGGGCACACCCTTCCTCGGCGGCGCGGGCCAGCAGTTCGGTCGCGGCGATCGCCTCGTCGTGGTGGCCGTCATGTCTGCCCACGGACGTGCATCCCGCATATCACGGTGTCCACAGCGGGTTTGGCTTGATCACCAGGCTCGGAGCGCCTGGCGAGTCCGGGGCAGGCAGCGTGAACAGGTCGGTGACGACCTCGGCGATGTCGTTGCCGTCACGTACCCAGACACATCCGCCGCCATACGCGCCGGCCCGGACTCGGGCGGTAATGGCGTGGGTGCGGTCGAACAGATAGATCGCGTCGGTGTACTGACGCACTGACCGGCTACCAGCAAGCCCCAAGAGCTGGTCGTGCTGGTCATACAGCGGCCGACACACCCAGCCCGCGTCGCGGACGCCCACCAACGGCGCCAGTTCGGGATACTGCTGCACCGCGTCGGCCTCGGTGATTGATTTCCTCGAGTTGTCCACGGCAGCCCCTCCAGCCCGTCGACAGTGGGAGGCGCCCGGTGCCGGGGACGATCGGGGCCGACCGAATTCACGTGCACTGCCCCGCTGGGGGCAGAACCCGGGGGAAGTTGTTCGGTTGGTCTCGCACCGGCACCAGGTGCCCTGCCATCGAGCCTGGCCGCAGACGGTCGCGTCGGGAACCGAGCCGAATACGGAGATCAAGACTGGCCGGCCCCGGAGGAACGGCTGGGGCCAGCCCGGAGGATTGGCCGGAGGATTCACGGCTCGTGTCCGCGAAATCCCAGGAAGAGAGCTACGCTAAGCAATCGAGTTGTCGCGGAGGGATGGGGTGTGTCCGGCGAACCGAACGACCTGCTGAGGGCTGCCCGCGAAGCCGCGGGCATGACCCAGGGACAGCTCGCGGAGTTCGCGAACACTCAGGTCGAGCAGGCGACTGGCACTCCCGGCGCGATGGACGCCGACTACATAGGCAAACTCGAACGCGGCGTCCACCACTGGCCCAACCGGCAGTACCGAACCGCGCTGCGACTGGTGCTGCACCGGCGGTCCGACTCCGATTTGGGCTTCTTCAGTACCCGGTCCCGAGCCGCTACCGTGGATTCGGCCCGACCGGTTCCCGATGGAGGTGACGACGTGGAACGCAAAGCTTTTCTGCGGGTGCTGGCAGGCTCGGTCGCCGGAATGGCGTTCAGCGACCCCCTCGGCGCCGTCGCCGCCGTCGCCGACCCGGGTACACCGCGCCGAGTCGGGCAGGCAGACGTTGACCAGATGCGTCACCTGGCGCGCATGTTCGCCAGCCAAGACCACCTGTTCGGCAGCGGCCTGTCCGCAGACGCCGTGGTCACTCAGCTCAACATCTCCGCGCAGCTGCTCCACGGGCGCTTCGCCGCTGAGAAGGTCCGCCAGGGGTTGTTTTCCG
This window contains:
- a CDS encoding lanthionine synthetase C family protein, with product MTTPRQTVADIVDTLTRDLADPATIFTEHNHHPPVPQSLANGAAGIVLLHAERARTGHGDPSTVHAWLAAATNASVEAGPQASLFFGVPALAYVIHTTAEGAATYQHARATLHAATTALTRDRLNQAHTRIDRGERPTLAEFDLIRGLTGLGAYHLRVDPHHKITADVLDYLVRLTEPLPNSGDLPGWWTDLAPNGRPSPHFPHGHSNHGLAHGIAGPLTVLSLALRHGVVVDEHHQAISRICTWLDAWQRDHPAGPWWPRTITLNEAQAGRCDQPGPLQPSWCYGTPGIARAQQLAAITTGDTARQHTAETAILGCATDPAQLARIIDPSLCHGAAGLLHTTWRAASDAATSELNACLPHLTALLVERLETAPRNSELLEGSTGAALALHTAATGTTRSGWDSCLLLA
- a CDS encoding thiopeptide-type bacteriocin biosynthesis protein, yielding MTTEPAPAPARHIHTQAVRLGDPADGWAAIRARPDRADLISAWENRRAALAAYRAALTTTGIAPDTVLGSLLHLHCLRANGINTDTERACHRLARAAALSWTARTRGTP
- a CDS encoding lantibiotic dehydratase produces the protein MYRALDAAIVRTAAHPTGLDIPPWPDLTSDEPHQVRGWRDWLATVWAIPTFAAAVTDASPALASQAHHVLDGREQRPRQVRRTVASTARYLLRATGRATPFGLFAGVAPARLDTATAVRHGGGHRAVARVDGSWLATVITQLETCAPLRQRLPVVANTVHWLRDGRLVAGLRQAPGAVPDSQPVEVSLRHTPAIALILDAARAPIPVADLADKLAAEFPGTPQPAIDRTLAHLITQRVLISSLRSPMTAPDPLAHLLDQLNLLDADQIPQAAPIVHSLKEIAAQLDHHTTDSDQPSTTVTAMTVLAAVDRPLMVDLRRDVHLTVAPLVAREAERAATALTRLTPHPFGTPTWRDYHSRFLERYGVGTAVPVLEVVNPDTGLGYPAGYRDSLLKPPATLLTERDTRLMALAQRAALARTIEVSLDEALLAELESAGRATVTAQPHTELAFRLHAPTPAAVDRGEFTLVVTGVFRAAGATTGRILDLLDPVDQQRMTEVYAGLPTVRDGALRAQLSCPPLYAATENVARHPALLAHTLPISEHHTPADKRLNLDDLAVIGDPHRLVLWSRSRCRPVEPALFSAVEFTNFTHPLARFLAELPTSRTAICAAFAWGPAATRMPFLPRLRHGRTILAPARWIMTAPELPGPDATWTQWVQAVARWREHALVPDVVYLGSTDQRLPLDLTEPAHLRLLRDELDRRGRATLHEASSADELGWIGGYAHEIVLPLASTTTPTPARATSVHPIDRNHGHLPGAGQWLSAKLYAQPDRHTAILGHLPALLSTWDTQPSWWFLPYRDPDHHLRLRIRLTSTTEFGPATRQVGEWAAYLRGLGLISTLHLDTYQPETGRFGPADAMAAAEAVFAADSTAALAQREYRIAVTGVEPLALTAASLVNLTVSLLGGHRCRDALADRPHHHRTRPGTRPAHPHPGRAPRRPRRRVGRDPRPARPC
- a CDS encoding FxLD family lanthipeptide; translation: MTAQIDTPNGSAFDLDLTIVESGPVIPVLMGNTDDNCGVSCQSACSNSNCE
- the fxlM gene encoding methyltransferase, FxLD system translates to MNTLRDDSVSDTTSTPEELRAAMVAEMRNQGDFTTSEVEAVFARVPRHLFAPNETPEAAYRRDDIVERKRDAHGMVTSSVSAPWLQATMLEQAELRPGMRVLEIGSGGYNAALIAELVGETGQVTTLDIDAEIVERSRRCLDEAGYPQVVVVLGDGEHGAAERGPFDRIIVTAGAWDIPPAWIDQLAADGRIVVPLRVRGLERSFVLARDGDHLVSTGHRLCGFVAMQGEGANQERLTLLRGEEVALRIDGETPTDPDGLGASLDMPRVEVWSGVEVGGFEEFHEMDLWLATKADHFGLLVAQQSARDSGLVAPGTRMGAKTIIDGATFAYRTTRPTSEERTSFEFGVYAHGPDAQRLAEDYANLVRVWDRDHRYGPGAHIEVWPANSPATGLPHGRVIGKRHTRVSISWPQGAVS